Within the Flavobacterium sp. 9R genome, the region TATCGTTTTTCTTTTTAAAATATTCTGCCAAAGTAATTACGGCTGTAATTCCAGAAGCGTCATCATTTGCACCATTAAAAACTTTGTCATCGCCAGACTCTTTCATTCCTAAATGGTCGTAATGTCCTGAAAAAATCACATATTCGTTAGGCTTTGATTTCCCTGGAATAATTCCAATCACATTATTGGCCTTTTTATCTTTAATTAAGAAATCCTGACGATAGGATTGTAACTCTTTATAATAAGTCAATCCAATTCGTTTGAACTCTCCTTCGATAAAAACAGACGCTTTTTCGATACCTGGTGTAAACAAAGCACGCCCTTCCATTGCATCCGAAGACAATTCCGTTTCTATTCGAGTAACCTCGCCTTTTTGAATCCCACTCTGAGCTTGAGCCGTGAGTCCAAAAAGTACCATCAATCCTAAACTAATTTTTTTCATATGTATGTGATTTAATTGATTTCATTTTCTCGTAAAAGCCATTTTTTTCCTTCAACGATTCGTGTGACCATCATTGCCGATATCAAATCGCCATTGGCATTGAGCAAAGTCGCAATAGGATCTACTAGTGTTCCAATAATCATAGCTGCGGGCAAGGCTTGTTCCATTGGAAAACCATAAATGGTGATGGCTAAAATTTCACCGATATAGCCTCCGTTTGGAATCCCTCCTTCCACTACCGATACAATAATTGTTATTCCAATAGCTGTTAGAATAGTGAATGGATCTGTGAAATCCTTACCAAAAATAGCAAAAATTACGGCTATTTTTACAATAGACGACATACTAGAACCGTCTTTATGCAAAGGCGCTCCCAAAGGAATTACCAAATTTCGAATATAAGCAGGGATTTTCATTTGTTGAGCCCCTTCAAGATTGGCTGGAATTGTGGCAATACTACTGCAAGTTCCTATTGCAGTAAAGGAAGGCGTGATATTGTTTTTCCAAAACACTTTCACTCCTAATAAACCACCCGAAAAAAATGCATAAATAGTAAAGAATACCACAAAATAAAAAGTACACATCCCATAATAAACAGCTAGTGGTTTGGCATAAGCTCCAAATAGCTGGGGACCAAAAATCCCAACCTGATAAGCAAAATAGGCCCCAAGCCCAACTGGAGCTCCTTTCATAATGATTACCAACAACTGCTTCATCACCTCATTGGCCGAATGCAAAAATCGAGCAAAATCTTTACCCTTTTCGCCAGCATTCAAAGTGGCAAAACCTAATAAAAAAGAAAAAAGGATCAACGCCAGCATATTTTTACGAGACAAAATTTCATAAAAATCATTCACCGTTAACAACTGAGTAACGGGCGAATCTGTTGTGCTATTATGAGTAGTGACCAAAGAAGATTTTGCCAAAAAAACAGCCTGATCAACAGGAAAAATAAAAATCCCAATAATCATTACTATGGCAGAAATTATTACAGTTACCAAAAACACCATCAAAACAACTCCGAAAAGTTTACCAAGCTTGTCGCTTTTTTGCAAATTAGCAATCGAGGAAGCTATAGTAAAAATTACCAATGGAATTATAGCTGTAAAAAGCAAATTAAGAAAGATATCACCCAACGGTTTTATTACCTCAACGTCTTTACCAAAAAGCAATCCAGCCAAACTACCAAGTACAATACCACCCAAAAGCAATAGGATACTGCTGTAATTTTCTAAAAAAGAATTTGTTTTGTCTTCGCTCATAACTACAAGTTTGTAGTAAATATAGAAATCTTAGCGCATTGGTAGGACAAAAACTGAGATAAATTGATATTCAGCAAAAACAAAATCCCTCAATATTTTTTCATACTATTCAAAGAAACTTCCATAGCTTGGTTTTTCTGTTTACTTTTGCAACAAAACCATTCTTATGTCTATAGAAGTTACAAATTTATCAAAAAGCTATGGTGCTCAAAAAGCATTAGACTCGATTACTTTTTCTGTAAAAAAAGGAGAAATCGTTGGTTTTCTTGGTCCAAATGGTGCTGGAAAATCTACTTTGATGAAAATATTGACCACTTATCTAGCGGCAGATGAAGGCGTAGCGCTAGTAAATGATAAAAATGTTATTTCAGACACCAAAGAAGTACAAAAGATAATTGGCTATTTACCAGAGCACAATCCGTTGTATTTAGATTTGTATGTTAGAGAGTATCTGGCTTTCAACGCCGATGTTTACAAAGTACCCTCCTCGCGTATTCAAGAAGTAATCGAATTGACTGGATTAACTCCCGAAAGTCATAAAAAAATAGGACAACTTTCCAAAGGATACCGTCAACGTGTGGGATTAGCCAATGCCTTATTGCACAATCCAGAAGTACTCATTCTTGACGAACCCACCACAGGTTTAGACCCTAATCAATTGGTTGAGATTCGAAATGTGATTAAAAACGTTGGGAAAGACAAAACCGTTTTTCTGTCTACTCATATTATGCAAGAAGTAGAAGCGATTTGTGACCGTGTCATTATTATTGATAAAGGCAAAATTGTAGCTGACAAAAAATTAGAAGTTTTGATTGCAGCCGACAAAGAACAAGTCATCGAAGTAGAATTTGATTTAAAAGTAACTGAAGACCAAATCAATACCATTCCACATTTAAAATCATTCATCAAAAACAGTGATTATCTATGGGAACTGACCTTTTTGTCGAGTCAAGATATGCGTCCAACCGTATTCGATTTCGCTCACGACAATGGTTTAAAAACCTTGCAACTCAACCAGAAAAACAAAAACTTAGAAGCGGTATTTAGGGAGATTACGAAGTAGTGGTTAGTGATTAGTGATTAGTAATCAAAACTAAGGACTAATCACTAATTACTATTCACTAGTTATACTATTCACTAATTACTCCAAGCTATTTTTTATCGCTTGAATCCAATCCTCAATAGTAGTTTCGTTGGTATTGATTGCGACACTTTTTGCTCCATAAGGCGCATATTTATCTGTTTTGGTAACCGAAAACAAACCAACTACTGGTAATTGAGCGGCGCTAGCCAAGTGCATCATTCCGCTATCAGCACCCACAAAAACAGCTGTATTTTTAAAAAATGCTGTGATTTCTCTAATGTCTTTACTGTAATAGGTTGGCGCAGCAAAATGTATTTGCGACACGTTTTCTACAGGCAACACTTCCAAAATATTGTAGTCTGGAAACTCTTTTAAAATTCTTTCATAAAAAACGGCCCACCATTCCACCGAATAACATTTGGCTCCCGTGGCAAAAGTGAAAAGACATATCGTTTTTTTAGATGCTGGAACAATGGCGTCCAAAAGTGCTTTCCCTTTAGCTACTTCTTCAGGACTTAATTGCAAAAGCAAATTAGGAATTGGTGTATTCGATACGTTCATTCCTACCGAAGCTAGAAAATGACGTAAATCATACACAGGATACTTTGCAATATGAGCATAGTCAGAAAATTGACTAGACAAATCAGTTGCTTGTTCCCCAAAACATTTAAACTTTGCATTGACAAGCTGAATAGACAAACGTCCAGACGAAGAGTTTTTATCAGCATTGATAGCCAAATCGTACTTGTTTTTCTTCAGTTTCAACCAGCCCTTCATATAGTTTCCTAATTCGTCAAAATGCTTTTTAGGCAAACGAATAATCTGATTTACATTTGTGAAATTTTCAAAAACAATGGGACCAAGATTCCCTTTTATAAAAACATCAATAGTTGCATTTGGAAAAAGCGTTTGCACTTCTTGCACCAAAGGCGTAATCAACAACAAATTCCCTAAACGGTGGTTAGGTCTCGAAATCAAGACTCTTTTTACTTGTTGTGGATTAATTGTTCCCTTATTTACATTCGAAGAGTTCCCAAGACCACTTGTTAGGCTTTGCATAACACTTCTTCTTATTCTATTAATTTTTATTTTGAAACTCATCGTAAAGTATGTTTTAGCCAAAAAAAGAATACTCTTTTTTGGAACTGCAAATGTAGAACTCTTGGGTAATATTATCAGAAGAAAATAAAAATTTAACCCTTAGATAATT harbors:
- the gldA gene encoding gliding motility-associated ABC transporter ATP-binding subunit GldA, yielding MSIEVTNLSKSYGAQKALDSITFSVKKGEIVGFLGPNGAGKSTLMKILTTYLAADEGVALVNDKNVISDTKEVQKIIGYLPEHNPLYLDLYVREYLAFNADVYKVPSSRIQEVIELTGLTPESHKKIGQLSKGYRQRVGLANALLHNPEVLILDEPTTGLDPNQLVEIRNVIKNVGKDKTVFLSTHIMQEVEAICDRVIIIDKGKIVADKKLEVLIAADKEQVIEVEFDLKVTEDQINTIPHLKSFIKNSDYLWELTFLSSQDMRPTVFDFAHDNGLKTLQLNQKNKNLEAVFREITK
- a CDS encoding dicarboxylate/amino acid:cation symporter, with product MSEDKTNSFLENYSSILLLLGGIVLGSLAGLLFGKDVEVIKPLGDIFLNLLFTAIIPLVIFTIASSIANLQKSDKLGKLFGVVLMVFLVTVIISAIVMIIGIFIFPVDQAVFLAKSSLVTTHNSTTDSPVTQLLTVNDFYEILSRKNMLALILFSFLLGFATLNAGEKGKDFARFLHSANEVMKQLLVIIMKGAPVGLGAYFAYQVGIFGPQLFGAYAKPLAVYYGMCTFYFVVFFTIYAFFSGGLLGVKVFWKNNITPSFTAIGTCSSIATIPANLEGAQQMKIPAYIRNLVIPLGAPLHKDGSSMSSIVKIAVIFAIFGKDFTDPFTILTAIGITIIVSVVEGGIPNGGYIGEILAITIYGFPMEQALPAAMIIGTLVDPIATLLNANGDLISAMMVTRIVEGKKWLLRENEIN
- a CDS encoding glycosyltransferase family 9 protein, whose protein sequence is MSFKIKINRIRRSVMQSLTSGLGNSSNVNKGTINPQQVKRVLISRPNHRLGNLLLITPLVQEVQTLFPNATIDVFIKGNLGPIVFENFTNVNQIIRLPKKHFDELGNYMKGWLKLKKNKYDLAINADKNSSSGRLSIQLVNAKFKCFGEQATDLSSQFSDYAHIAKYPVYDLRHFLASVGMNVSNTPIPNLLLQLSPEEVAKGKALLDAIVPASKKTICLFTFATGAKCYSVEWWAVFYERILKEFPDYNILEVLPVENVSQIHFAAPTYYSKDIREITAFFKNTAVFVGADSGMMHLASAAQLPVVGLFSVTKTDKYAPYGAKSVAINTNETTIEDWIQAIKNSLE